In Eulemur rufifrons isolate Redbay chromosome 3, OSU_ERuf_1, whole genome shotgun sequence, a single window of DNA contains:
- the LOC138381320 gene encoding inositol monophosphatase 1, whose translation MADLWQECMDYAVTLARQAGKVVCEALVNEKNIMLKSSPADLVTVTDQKVEQMLISSIKEKYPSHSFIGEESVAAGEKSVLTDNPTWIIDPIDGTTNFVHRFPFVAVSIGFVVNKKIEFGVVYSCVEDKMYSARKGKGAFCNGQKLQVSQQEDITKSLLVTELGSSRTPETVRIILSNMEKLFCIPIHGIRSVGTAAVNMCLVATGGADAYYEMGIHCWDVAGAGIIVTEAGGVLMDVTGGPFDLMSRRVIAASSRALAERIAKEIQVVPFQRDDED comes from the exons ATGGCTGATCTGTGGCAGGAATGCATGGATTATGCAGTAACCCTAGCAAGACAAGCTGGAAAG GTGGTCTGTGAGGCTCttgtaaatgaaaagaatattatgCTGAAAAGTTCTCCAGCTGATTTGGTAACTGTTACTGACCAAAAAGTTGAACAAATGCTTATTTCTTCCATAAAGGAAAAGTATCCATCTCAcag TTTCATTGGTGAGGAGTCTGTGGCAGCTGGGGAGAAAAGTGTCTTAACCGACAACCCCACGTGGATCATTGACCCTATTGATGGAACGACTAACTTTGTACATAG aTTTCCTTTTGTCGCTGTTTCAATTGGCTTTGTTGTAAATAAAAAG ATAGAATTTGGAGTTGTGTACAGTTGTGTGGAAGATAAGATGTACTCtgccaggaaaggaaaaggagccTTTTGTAATGGTCAGAAACTACAGGTTTCACAACAAGAAG atattaCCAAATCACTCCTGGTGACTGAGTTGGGCTCTTCCAGAACACCAGAGACTGTCAGAATTATTCTTTCTAATATGGAAAAGCTGTTTTGCATTCCTATTCATGG GATCCGGAGTGTTGGAACAGCAGCAGTTAATATGTGCCTTGTGGCAACTGGAGGAGCAGATGCGTATTATGAAATGGGAATTCACTGCTGGGATGTTGCAGGAGCTGGCATTATTGTTACGGAAGCTGGTGGAGTGCTAATGGATGTTACAG GTGGACCATTTGATTTGATGTCACGAAGAGTAATTGCTGCAAGTAGTAGAGCATTAGCAGAAAGGATAGCCAAAGAAATTCAGGTCGTACCTTTTCAACGAGATGATGAAGATTAA